A stretch of Candidatus Symbiobacter mobilis CR DNA encodes these proteins:
- a CDS encoding HD-GYP domain-containing protein, whose product MDLIAIRPEQLFLGMTLRYTLRDENGKILLIKGQTIEYPAQLQGLRTRRAIYVEIDESDEGVRAVMSGISALNLAGAPIKDFSKYLSMRKTSKHDEHSPATIVQLWSDIEAKLGVLLGSIRTPTEFVERIGVLEEQTTQLLTQNSDAALFLLFHRAVTHYGGYSALHSLLCGCLTCALSRIFLLEEEQRVSLVRAALTMNVAMTHLQDLLALQKTAPTPPQRRDIDRHPTIGKELLEAAGVTDPVWLELVATHHTAPNEPGNFGQWPVVPKLNKILQTVDRYTAAMSPRKSRIGRTARDSVRSVVVREGSSKHDEVGTALVSLLGLSPPGTFVRLSNGEIAVVLRRGGRPAEPVIASILNRSDDVIAEPRVRDTARDGLTIESTLPAHAVRVSLNPESMLRLIPRGYSQ is encoded by the coding sequence GTGGATCTGATCGCAATTCGCCCGGAACAACTTTTCCTGGGCATGACGCTGCGCTACACCCTGCGCGATGAAAACGGCAAGATTCTTCTGATCAAGGGGCAAACGATCGAGTACCCCGCGCAATTGCAGGGGTTGCGCACCCGCAGGGCGATTTATGTCGAAATCGACGAATCCGACGAAGGGGTTCGCGCAGTGATGTCGGGCATTTCCGCGCTGAACCTGGCTGGCGCGCCAATCAAGGACTTCTCCAAGTACTTGAGCATGCGCAAAACTTCCAAGCACGATGAGCATTCGCCAGCCACCATCGTCCAGCTTTGGAGCGATATCGAGGCAAAACTTGGCGTTTTGCTCGGGAGCATCCGCACGCCTACAGAATTCGTCGAACGCATCGGTGTACTGGAAGAGCAGACCACACAGCTTTTGACCCAGAATTCCGACGCTGCGCTATTCCTGCTCTTCCATCGTGCCGTCACGCACTATGGAGGGTATAGCGCACTGCATTCGTTGTTGTGCGGATGCCTGACCTGTGCCTTGTCGAGAATTTTTCTTTTGGAGGAAGAACAGCGCGTTTCGCTGGTTCGCGCCGCACTAACGATGAATGTGGCAATGACCCATTTGCAGGATTTGCTTGCGCTACAGAAAACCGCGCCCACCCCCCCACAGCGGCGTGACATCGACCGGCACCCCACCATCGGGAAAGAACTGCTTGAAGCTGCTGGAGTCACCGACCCCGTCTGGCTGGAATTGGTGGCCACCCACCACACTGCGCCCAATGAGCCTGGGAATTTCGGGCAGTGGCCTGTCGTCCCCAAATTGAACAAAATCCTCCAAACCGTGGACCGCTACACCGCTGCGATGAGTCCACGCAAGTCCCGTATTGGCAGAACGGCGCGGGATTCCGTGCGCAGCGTCGTCGTGCGGGAAGGGTCTTCCAAACACGACGAGGTCGGCACCGCGCTCGTCTCGCTGCTGGGGTTGTCGCCTCCGGGCACCTTCGTTCGGCTCTCCAATGGGGAAATCGCCGTCGTGCTACGGCGGGGGGGACGCCCGGCAGAGCCTGTTATTGCGAGCATCCTCAACCGCAGCGATGACGTCATCGCGGAACCCCGCGTGCGCGATACGGCCCGCGATGGTCTGACAATCGAATCGACCTTGCCTGCACATGCAGTGCGCGTCAGCCTCAACCCGGAAAGCATGCTCCGCTTGATTCCCCGGGGTTACTCACAATAA
- the prmB gene encoding 50S ribosomal protein L3 N(5)-glutamine methyltransferase, whose product MPIEPELGLTLPDCVTQMQAKLEQAGVAFGHGTTNALDEAAWLVLWRLSLPLDTCLTSDKAVSRHISPQELAYIDELVTQRIATRKPAAYLTQEAWLMGVPFYVDERTIVPRSLIAEILVEGSLDYWLGEDMHRVLDLGTGNGSLAVLAAMEYPDVRVQASDVSVEALEVARINVDRHGLHDRITLRHCDGIPKTGSHYDLILCNPPYVDAAAMAALPPEFRAEPALALDGNVLGGTDGMDFIRQLVQDAPAQMGKDAVLVLEIGHGRSRFEAAFPKLEVVWLETSAGEDLVALLTRDALLAV is encoded by the coding sequence ATGCCTATCGAACCGGAACTGGGGTTGACGCTGCCGGATTGCGTCACCCAAATGCAAGCCAAGCTGGAACAAGCGGGGGTGGCTTTTGGGCATGGCACGACCAATGCCCTCGATGAAGCCGCGTGGCTGGTGCTGTGGCGGCTGAGCCTGCCGTTGGACACCTGTCTGACGAGCGACAAAGCGGTATCGCGGCACATCAGCCCGCAAGAGCTGGCGTACATCGACGAGCTGGTCACCCAACGCATCGCCACGCGCAAGCCCGCCGCGTATCTGACGCAGGAAGCCTGGCTCATGGGCGTTCCTTTTTACGTCGATGAACGCACCATCGTTCCCCGTTCGCTGATTGCAGAAATCCTTGTCGAAGGCAGTCTGGACTACTGGCTGGGGGAAGACATGCACCGTGTGCTCGACCTCGGCACCGGCAACGGCAGCCTGGCAGTGCTGGCCGCGATGGAATACCCTGATGTGCGTGTACAGGCCAGTGACGTCAGCGTTGAAGCGTTGGAAGTCGCCCGCATCAACGTTGACCGCCATGGCCTGCACGACCGCATCACGCTACGGCATTGCGACGGCATCCCCAAAACTGGCAGCCACTACGACTTGATCCTGTGCAATCCCCCTTACGTCGACGCAGCCGCCATGGCCGCCCTGCCCCCGGAATTCCGTGCAGAACCGGCGCTGGCGCTTGATGGCAACGTGCTTGGTGGCACGGATGGGATGGATTTCATCCGCCAATTGGTGCAGGATGCCCCAGCGCAAATGGGCAAGGACGCCGTGCTCGTGCTCGAAATCGGCCACGGGCGTTCGCGCTTCGAGGCCGCATTCCCCAAGCTCGAAGTGGTGTGGTTGGAGACGAGTGCCGGCGAAGACCTCGTCGCCTTACTGACCCGCGACGCCCTCCTTGCCGTTTGA
- the dapC gene encoding succinyldiaminopimelate transaminase has product MNPLLHRLQPYPFERLRKLFEGITPNPAYRSIRMGIGEPQHDTPEVIRRAMVQAIERHPSALANYPATQGESTLRAACAGWVTRRYGVDCDPATQVLPVNGSREALFSLAQAVFPSSASATSASSATVVLCPNPFYQIYEGAALLAGAEVHYVPSVPARNFATDWESIPETIWERTALVFVCSPNNPTGAVMPMQEWELLFERSDRYGFVIASDECYSEIYFRDEPPLGGLQAAYARGRTDFRRLVMLTSLSKRSSTPGLRSGFVAGDADILSQYLHYRTYHGCAMGTAVQAASIAAWSDEAHVVENRALYRQKFAQVLPILQDVLDVSLPDAGFYLWAGVGSEKTPQDETLFARDLFASYNVTVLPGSYLARSVGGHNPGSGRVRLALVASVEDCVDAARRIREFVLRR; this is encoded by the coding sequence ATGAACCCGCTTCTTCATCGATTGCAGCCCTACCCTTTCGAGCGGCTGCGCAAGCTATTCGAGGGTATCACGCCCAATCCTGCATACCGTTCGATCCGCATGGGGATTGGGGAGCCGCAGCACGATACGCCTGAGGTCATTCGCCGTGCGATGGTGCAAGCCATCGAGCGCCACCCCAGCGCCTTGGCCAACTACCCGGCCACGCAAGGGGAATCCACCTTGCGGGCTGCGTGTGCAGGGTGGGTGACGCGGCGCTACGGCGTGGACTGCGATCCCGCCACGCAAGTCCTCCCCGTCAACGGCTCGCGGGAGGCCCTGTTCTCGCTGGCGCAGGCGGTGTTCCCCTCTTCTGCCAGTGCCACTTCTGCTTCTTCGGCTACGGTGGTGCTTTGTCCCAATCCTTTCTACCAAATCTACGAAGGCGCAGCCTTGTTGGCTGGCGCGGAAGTGCATTACGTTCCCAGCGTTCCGGCACGCAACTTTGCCACGGACTGGGAGAGCATTCCCGAAACAATCTGGGAACGTACCGCGCTGGTGTTCGTTTGCTCTCCCAATAATCCCACAGGCGCGGTGATGCCGATGCAGGAGTGGGAGCTGCTTTTCGAGCGCAGCGACCGCTATGGCTTCGTCATCGCATCAGACGAGTGCTACAGCGAAATCTATTTTCGCGACGAGCCTCCGCTCGGTGGCTTGCAGGCTGCGTATGCGCGAGGGCGAACGGACTTCCGCCGTCTGGTCATGCTGACCAGCCTATCGAAGCGCAGCAGCACGCCGGGGTTGCGCAGCGGTTTTGTCGCGGGGGATGCCGACATCCTCTCCCAATACTTGCACTACCGCACATACCACGGTTGCGCGATGGGCACTGCCGTGCAGGCTGCCAGCATTGCAGCGTGGTCGGACGAAGCACATGTCGTCGAAAACCGTGCGCTCTACCGGCAAAAATTTGCGCAGGTTCTGCCCATCTTGCAAGACGTGCTTGATGTCTCCCTGCCCGACGCTGGGTTCTATCTGTGGGCTGGGGTAGGAAGTGAAAAAACCCCGCAGGACGAAACCCTATTCGCTCGGGATTTGTTCGCTTCCTACAATGTGACGGTGCTCCCAGGCTCCTACCTTGCGCGTAGCGTAGGCGGCCATAACCCCGGTTCCGGGCGCGTGCGCTTGGCGCTCGTGGCCTCGGTCGAAGACTGCGTCGACGCAGCGCGGCGCATCCGGGAATTCGTTCTTCGCCGCTGA
- a CDS encoding ABC-F family ATP-binding cassette domain-containing protein, giving the protein MLRLQDLTVRRGGKVLLSGANLTIWPGEKVALVGRNGSGKSTLFALWSGAIDDDGGECTLPPHWRVVQVAQELPDTDQPATEYVIDGDAALLRARQEVQAAEASHDGVRLAHALAALHDAGTHDAPARAQALLLGLGFRSAELGRSVSSFSGGWRMRLQLARALICPSDLLLLDEPTNHLDLDALVWLETWLQRYAGTLVVISHDREFLDAVTAVTVHIDNAALHRYGGNYSTFETLRSDSLQHQQAAYSRQQEEIARMQRFIDRFQAKATKARQAQSRVKALERMQRIAPVLAESELRFSFAQPTHSPNPMLKLDRVDCGYAPATAGDGADPDESDIEAHPTAGNQAAAPTVILRGVGRTVLPGQRVGILGANGQGKSTLVKTIVGVLAPLDGRRTEGKGLRIGYFAQSEVDVLRLDDSPLEHLLRLRNALPPTHPGATAREQDLRNVLGTFQFCGDMVHQSVGSMSGGEKARLVLCMIVWQRPNLLLLDEPTNHLDLTAREALAVALNDFSGALLLVSHDRALLRAVCDEFWLVADGQVSPFDGDIDDYQRYVLDRARADRAPPRSRAARPTSAVQSAKPSQPSLQTLQRRLAAIEARVETLRQQCAALESQLLQSQCPTALADLGTRLQQTQEECDTAEEEWLELSCAVEEMGG; this is encoded by the coding sequence ATGCTTCGTCTGCAAGACCTGACCGTTCGGCGCGGTGGCAAGGTGCTGCTTTCCGGCGCCAACCTTACGATCTGGCCGGGAGAAAAGGTTGCGCTCGTCGGGCGCAATGGCTCGGGCAAATCCACCCTGTTCGCGCTGTGGAGCGGGGCTATCGACGATGACGGGGGGGAATGCACGCTACCACCGCATTGGCGTGTGGTGCAGGTGGCGCAGGAGCTGCCCGATACCGATCAGCCTGCCACCGAGTATGTGATCGACGGCGATGCCGCGCTCCTGCGTGCGCGCCAGGAAGTGCAAGCGGCCGAGGCCAGCCACGACGGCGTTCGGCTTGCCCATGCGCTGGCTGCCTTGCACGACGCCGGGACGCACGACGCCCCCGCGCGGGCGCAGGCCCTGCTGCTGGGGCTGGGTTTTCGCAGCGCGGAGCTAGGCCGCAGCGTATCAAGTTTTTCCGGGGGGTGGCGGATGCGCCTGCAATTGGCGCGGGCGCTGATCTGCCCTTCCGACCTGCTATTGCTCGACGAACCGACCAACCACCTCGACCTCGATGCCTTGGTGTGGCTGGAAACCTGGTTGCAGCGCTATGCGGGAACGCTCGTCGTCATCAGCCATGACCGCGAGTTTCTGGATGCCGTCACTGCCGTGACCGTACACATCGACAACGCCGCGTTACACCGCTACGGCGGCAACTACAGCACTTTCGAGACCCTGCGCTCCGACTCCCTGCAACATCAGCAGGCTGCATATTCCCGCCAACAGGAAGAGATTGCGCGGATGCAGCGCTTCATCGACCGCTTCCAGGCCAAGGCCACCAAGGCACGGCAGGCGCAAAGCCGGGTCAAGGCGCTGGAGCGCATGCAGCGCATCGCCCCCGTGCTGGCCGAATCCGAATTGCGTTTTTCGTTCGCCCAGCCCACCCATTCTCCCAACCCGATGCTCAAGCTGGATCGGGTCGATTGCGGTTATGCCCCGGCAACGGCGGGGGATGGAGCAGACCCGGATGAATCCGACATCGAGGCCCACCCCACCGCTGGCAACCAGGCCGCAGCCCCCACCGTGATCCTGCGCGGGGTGGGGCGTACCGTGCTGCCTGGGCAGCGCGTGGGCATTTTGGGTGCCAACGGGCAGGGCAAATCCACGTTGGTCAAGACGATCGTCGGGGTGTTGGCCCCGCTCGACGGTCGGCGCACCGAGGGCAAGGGTTTGCGCATCGGCTACTTCGCGCAAAGCGAGGTCGATGTGCTGCGGTTGGATGATTCCCCGCTGGAACACCTGCTCCGCCTGCGCAACGCCCTGCCTCCCACCCATCCCGGAGCCACCGCACGGGAACAAGACCTGCGCAATGTGCTCGGCACCTTCCAGTTTTGCGGCGATATGGTGCATCAGAGCGTAGGCAGTATGAGCGGCGGGGAAAAGGCACGTTTGGTGCTGTGCATGATCGTTTGGCAACGCCCCAACCTGCTGCTGCTCGACGAACCGACGAACCACCTGGACCTCACTGCGCGGGAGGCACTGGCTGTCGCGCTCAATGATTTTTCCGGCGCGCTGCTGCTCGTCAGCCACGACAGAGCCTTGCTACGCGCCGTGTGTGACGAGTTCTGGCTGGTGGCGGATGGGCAAGTCAGCCCCTTCGATGGCGACATCGACGACTACCAGCGCTACGTACTCGACCGCGCCCGTGCTGATCGCGCTCCACCCCGTAGCCGCGCTGCCCGGCCCACATCTGCTGTCCAGTCGGCCAAGCCCTCTCAGCCTTCCCTCCAAACCCTGCAGCGCCGCCTAGCAGCCATCGAAGCGCGGGTGGAAACTCTGCGCCAGCAATGCGCTGCCCTCGAATCCCAGTTGCTCCAATCCCAGTGCCCTACGGCCCTCGCCGATCTGGGCACCCGACTGCAGCAGACGCAAGAAGAATGCGACACCGCAGAAGAAGAATGGCTGGAGCTATCGTGTGCGGTGGAGGAAATGGGGGGGTAA
- a CDS encoding diguanylate cyclase domain-containing protein, with protein sequence MLNVTQRISLSFVLAVVTVLLVSVHWWLHIQRLQDVWAQESEVAQAGTEVNGVMLELRRAETAVLTYLLSHDPRDLETYEIARDEWPRRMARLRQLLIMHSARRTVVDALDSAITERFRTFRDLIDLSSEQHEHDTMHHVLGGAYQQQSVELHAYFTEFRALQVDLSEQLRSETRDQQRRIAMYFLYGAGLLVIAFGLFGIGTVQGIRRPLRVLMQGAARIGSGHFDHRIPHDRKDEFGVLANQFNIMAEEIAKHDHKLSQALLLSETVLLNSPVAMAVYRSDGKCLLVNEAYAKLLHTTREAVSKLSLFGIDAWIRTGFCDECLAALRQQTPHQYEVTIEGRADKPATFDCKIYPLRLYNEDHLLLQLIDLTERKELEAQLRHIAFHDPLTHLPNRRLLFDRMHRAIVYSKRNHSQLAVLFIDLDHFKSLNDTYGHDVGDLFLIEVARRLRRIVRDCDTVARFGGDEFVVLIENLGEDPESASDAAEAIAEKIRAVLRAKYELGEHTYWGAGSVGIVVCGGEECDDPDHILQRADEAMYAAKNRQGSK encoded by the coding sequence ATGCTCAACGTCACGCAACGTATTTCCCTGAGTTTTGTCTTGGCCGTGGTCACGGTCCTGCTGGTTTCGGTGCATTGGTGGCTGCATATTCAGCGCCTGCAGGATGTCTGGGCGCAGGAAAGCGAAGTCGCCCAAGCGGGTACGGAAGTCAACGGCGTCATGCTGGAACTTCGCCGCGCCGAAACTGCGGTGTTGACGTATTTGCTCAGTCACGACCCGCGTGACCTGGAAACGTACGAGATTGCCCGCGATGAATGGCCTAGGCGCATGGCTCGCCTGCGGCAACTGTTGATCATGCATAGCGCACGCCGTACTGTCGTCGATGCGCTCGACTCCGCCATCACAGAGCGGTTTCGGACTTTTCGCGACCTCATCGATCTTTCGAGCGAGCAACACGAACACGACACGATGCACCATGTGCTGGGCGGCGCATACCAACAGCAATCGGTAGAGCTGCACGCGTACTTCACCGAGTTCCGTGCGCTGCAAGTGGACCTTTCCGAGCAACTGCGCAGCGAGACGAGGGATCAGCAGCGCCGGATCGCCATGTATTTCCTCTACGGGGCGGGGCTATTGGTCATCGCATTCGGCCTGTTTGGAATCGGTACCGTGCAAGGTATCCGCAGGCCCCTGCGCGTACTCATGCAAGGTGCTGCCCGCATTGGCAGCGGCCATTTCGACCATCGGATCCCCCATGATCGCAAAGACGAGTTCGGCGTGCTGGCAAACCAGTTCAACATCATGGCTGAAGAGATTGCCAAACATGATCACAAACTCAGCCAAGCCCTGCTGCTCAGCGAGACCGTACTGCTCAATTCGCCGGTGGCCATGGCCGTGTACCGTTCCGATGGGAAGTGCCTGCTGGTCAACGAGGCCTACGCCAAACTGCTGCACACCACGCGCGAAGCCGTATCCAAGCTAAGCCTGTTTGGCATCGATGCATGGATTCGCACCGGCTTTTGCGACGAATGCCTTGCCGCCTTGCGCCAGCAAACCCCCCACCAATACGAAGTGACCATCGAGGGACGCGCCGACAAGCCCGCGACCTTCGATTGCAAGATCTATCCCTTGCGCTTGTACAACGAAGACCATCTGCTGCTCCAGTTGATCGACCTGACAGAGCGCAAAGAATTGGAAGCGCAGTTGCGCCATATCGCCTTCCACGACCCGCTCACGCATCTGCCCAATCGCCGCTTGCTCTTTGATCGGATGCATAGAGCCATCGTATACAGCAAGCGAAACCATAGCCAATTGGCGGTGTTGTTCATTGATCTGGATCACTTCAAGTCGCTCAACGATACCTACGGGCACGATGTGGGGGATCTGTTCCTCATCGAAGTGGCGCGGCGGTTGCGAAGGATCGTTCGCGATTGCGACACGGTTGCTCGTTTTGGCGGGGATGAATTCGTCGTGCTGATCGAGAACCTTGGCGAAGACCCCGAATCCGCAAGCGACGCTGCCGAGGCCATTGCCGAAAAGATTCGCGCCGTGCTGCGCGCCAAATATGAGCTGGGCGAGCACACCTATTGGGGAGCGGGTTCGGTAGGAATCGTGGTGTGCGGTGGGGAAGAATGCGACGATCCTGACCACATCCTCCAACGCGCTGACGAAGCAATGTACGCAGCGAAAAATCGGCAAGGCAGCAAGTAG
- the dapD gene encoding 2,3,4,5-tetrahydropyridine-2,6-dicarboxylate N-succinyltransferase, producing MSSSLQNLLDAAWEDRANLNADNAPKELTDAIEHVIAELDAGRLRVATREGVGQWTTHQWIKKAVLLSFRLRDNALVQGGDLRYYDKVPTKFQGLDEVAMRELGVRVVPPAVARRGCHLAKGTILMPCYVNIGAFVDTGTMVDTWATVGSCAQIGKNVHLSGGVGIGGVLEPMQAGPTIIEDNCFIGARSEVVEGVIVEENSVISMGVYIGQSTPIYDRSTGTVSYGRIPAGSVVISGSLPKEGGKYSLYAAIIVKHVDAQTRAKTSLNDLLRE from the coding sequence ATGAGTTCTTCCTTGCAGAACCTTCTCGACGCAGCGTGGGAAGACCGCGCCAACCTCAACGCGGACAACGCTCCCAAAGAATTGACCGATGCCATTGAGCACGTCATTGCTGAACTTGATGCGGGGCGGCTTCGCGTCGCCACGCGGGAAGGGGTGGGGCAGTGGACGACCCACCAGTGGATCAAAAAAGCCGTTTTGCTCAGTTTTCGCTTGCGTGACAACGCGCTGGTGCAGGGGGGGGACTTGCGGTACTACGACAAGGTGCCCACCAAATTCCAGGGCCTTGATGAAGTGGCGATGCGCGAGCTAGGCGTGCGTGTCGTTCCTCCTGCCGTTGCCCGGCGAGGTTGCCACTTGGCCAAGGGAACGATCCTGATGCCTTGCTACGTCAACATCGGCGCCTTCGTCGATACGGGAACGATGGTCGATACCTGGGCCACGGTTGGCTCCTGTGCGCAGATCGGCAAGAACGTGCATTTGAGCGGTGGCGTCGGCATTGGCGGCGTGCTCGAACCGATGCAGGCCGGCCCCACGATCATTGAGGACAACTGTTTCATCGGCGCGCGTTCCGAAGTCGTCGAAGGGGTGATCGTCGAAGAAAACTCGGTCATCTCGATGGGGGTCTACATCGGGCAAAGCACTCCGATCTACGACCGTTCCACGGGCACGGTCAGTTACGGGCGCATCCCTGCCGGTTCCGTGGTCATCAGCGGTAGCCTGCCCAAGGAAGGCGGCAAATACAGCCTCTATGCCGCGATCATCGTCAAGCACGTCGATGCCCAAACCCGCGCCAAGACCAGCCTCAATGACCTGTTGCGGGAATAA
- the dapE gene encoding succinyl-diaminopimelate desuccinylase: MTIELLRQLIACPSQTPDDAGCQALLAVRLSAQGFAVEHHDSGPPQHHVRNLWARRGATANPNAPLFVFAGHTDVVPPGPAEHWISPPFAPTVRDGVLYGRGAADMKGSVAAFVIAVEEFLARYPDAPLSLGVLLTSDEEGPAVDGTVRVVDALQQRGERIDYCIVGEPTSIDTVGDQIKNGRRGSLTAKITVRGTQGHVAYPQLADNPVHRLAPALTELVGTVWDEGNDDFEPTTWQVSNIHAGTGVDNVIPGTVVVDCNFRYGTASSTDSLQSRLQAVLDKHCLRYDIVWTQASQPFLTPRGTLVDTVAAAVLAETGVHTQLSTGGGTSDARFLIRICPQVIELGPRNASIHQVDEHIGVEELQHLKNMYRRVLELLAFPDGAH, from the coding sequence ATGACGATCGAACTCTTGCGCCAACTCATCGCCTGCCCTTCCCAAACGCCTGACGACGCAGGGTGCCAGGCTCTGTTGGCCGTTCGCCTGTCTGCGCAGGGCTTTGCCGTCGAGCACCACGATAGCGGCCCGCCCCAGCACCATGTGCGCAATCTATGGGCACGACGTGGGGCCACCGCCAACCCCAATGCGCCCTTGTTTGTTTTTGCAGGCCATACGGATGTCGTTCCTCCCGGCCCGGCAGAGCATTGGATCAGCCCGCCCTTTGCGCCCACCGTACGCGATGGCGTTTTGTATGGTCGCGGCGCTGCGGACATGAAAGGCTCTGTCGCTGCGTTCGTCATCGCCGTCGAGGAATTTTTGGCGCGCTACCCTGACGCGCCGCTGTCGCTGGGCGTACTGCTGACGAGCGATGAAGAAGGCCCCGCCGTCGATGGCACGGTGCGCGTCGTCGACGCTTTGCAGCAGCGTGGCGAACGCATCGACTATTGCATCGTTGGCGAACCGACGTCGATCGACACCGTGGGGGACCAAATCAAGAACGGGCGCCGTGGTTCGCTGACCGCAAAAATCACGGTGCGGGGAACGCAGGGGCACGTGGCCTACCCCCAGTTGGCCGATAACCCCGTCCATCGCCTTGCCCCGGCATTGACCGAGCTCGTCGGCACCGTGTGGGACGAAGGCAATGACGACTTCGAACCGACGACCTGGCAGGTCAGCAATATCCACGCTGGCACTGGCGTGGACAACGTCATCCCTGGCACGGTCGTCGTCGATTGCAATTTCCGTTATGGCACGGCGTCGAGCACCGATTCGCTGCAATCGCGCTTGCAGGCCGTGTTGGACAAGCATTGCTTGCGCTATGACATCGTCTGGACGCAAGCCAGCCAGCCTTTTCTGACCCCACGCGGAACGCTGGTCGATACGGTCGCCGCTGCCGTCCTGGCTGAAACCGGGGTACATACCCAGCTCTCGACAGGAGGGGGAACCAGCGACGCACGCTTCCTCATCCGCATCTGTCCGCAGGTCATCGAACTGGGGCCGCGCAACGCGAGCATCCACCAGGTCGATGAGCACATCGGGGTCGAAGAATTGCAGCATCTCAAAAACATGTATCGCAGGGTGCTGGAATTGCTGGCTTTCCCCGATGGCGCCCACTGA
- a CDS encoding PilT/PilU family type 4a pilus ATPase, whose amino-acid sequence MATTSPSGTGTMERILRLMTEKRASDLYLSAHSPALIRINGVCVPVNSQILPPDAPLNLLLEVLPAQRIEELRELNELNMALSMPGIGRFRVSAMRQRGSFAAVIRYIVNEIPSMASLSVPASLADLILEKRGLILMVGATGAGKSTTLAAMIDHRNINMSGHILTIEDPIEFLFKNKRSVVNQREVGTDTQSAQIALKNALRQAPDVILIGEIRDREMMTAAIAYAQTGHLCLATMHANNSYQALNRILSFYPVEVRATMLGDLAAALKAIVSQRLLRNIAGTRSPAVEVMLNTKLVSELIAAGDFAAIMEAMEKSMAEGSQTYEQDIARLIFSGIVERKEGISNADSPTNLMWRLQNDFAARDKVKSATSDDDADDQATFTDITLDVPQ is encoded by the coding sequence ATGGCTACTACCAGTCCTTCCGGCACGGGCACCATGGAGCGCATCCTGCGCCTCATGACAGAGAAGCGGGCTTCCGACTTGTACTTGTCCGCCCATTCCCCTGCGTTGATCCGCATCAATGGCGTGTGCGTTCCGGTCAATAGCCAGATCCTCCCGCCGGACGCACCGCTCAATCTGCTGCTGGAAGTGCTGCCTGCGCAGCGCATCGAGGAATTGCGCGAGCTGAACGAGCTGAACATGGCGCTTTCCATGCCAGGCATCGGTCGCTTCCGCGTCAGCGCCATGCGTCAGCGCGGATCTTTCGCTGCGGTGATCCGCTATATCGTCAACGAGATCCCCTCGATGGCCTCGTTGAGCGTGCCAGCCTCGTTGGCCGACCTGATACTGGAAAAACGCGGGCTAATCCTGATGGTCGGCGCCACCGGCGCCGGGAAAAGCACGACGCTGGCGGCGATGATCGACCATCGCAACATCAATATGTCCGGGCACATCCTCACGATTGAGGATCCCATCGAATTCCTGTTCAAAAACAAACGCTCCGTCGTCAACCAGCGCGAGGTGGGAACGGATACCCAGTCCGCGCAAATCGCCCTCAAAAACGCATTGCGCCAAGCGCCCGACGTCATCTTGATCGGCGAAATTCGCGACCGGGAAATGATGACCGCTGCCATCGCCTACGCCCAGACGGGGCATCTTTGCCTGGCGACCATGCACGCCAACAACAGCTACCAGGCGCTCAACCGCATCCTGAGCTTTTATCCTGTCGAAGTGCGCGCGACGATGCTGGGCGACTTGGCCGCTGCGCTCAAAGCCATCGTTTCCCAACGCTTGCTGCGCAACATCGCGGGAACACGCTCCCCTGCCGTCGAGGTGATGCTCAATACCAAGCTCGTGTCGGAGCTGATCGCCGCCGGAGATTTCGCTGCCATCATGGAAGCCATGGAAAAGTCGATGGCAGAAGGCAGCCAGACCTACGAACAGGACATTGCAAGACTGATCTTCTCCGGCATCGTCGAGCGCAAGGAAGGGATTTCCAACGCGGACTCCCCGACCAACCTGATGTGGCGTCTGCAAAACGACTTTGCCGCACGCGACAAGGTCAAGTCCGCCACTTCCGACGACGATGCCGACGATCAAGCCACCTTCACCGACATTACTTTGGACGTTCCCCAATGA